TCCATTACGGCTGTTCTAAATAATGACCCGCGTATTAGCATTAATTCCTGGCGATGTTGGTCGGCAACTATTGTTCTTCCCAACCTTAGAAACGCTTCACCGCCATTATTCTCAGGTTGAGATTGATGTCATTGTAGAACCTCGAGCCAAGCAGGCTTTTCGGCTCTGTCGAACGGTTGATAATGTCTTGACCTTTCAGTTTGAGAATCGGAATGGAGCCGCCGATTGGGGTAATCTAATCGGACAAATGCGTGACCGTCGCTATGATGCCAGCATTACCATCAGTCGCGAGTGGACTGCGGGACTGCTCTGTTGGTTAGTCGGTATTCCCCAGCGAGTTGGCTATGAAAATCTGGGGCTGCCTGCTTGGGTCCGATTTGCACGGAAACGGTTTCCCACTCTTGGTGGAACCGTGGCCGATCTATCCGGTGCCTGTTTAACCGCCGCTGTCCCCCCGAATGCCCGTCCTTATGATGCCCAACGCTATCATGACTTGCTGTTGGGGTTAGGGATTGATACGCCTTGTCCAGACATCTCGATTCAGATCCCCCTAGACGATCAGAATTGGGCAAAAGCTGAGCAAGAACGATTGGGCATTGCTGGGAAATCTTACATTACCCTCCATGGTGGGACTGGAGCTGAGAACTCTGATGATGAACCCTCTCAGTTTTATCCTATTCGGAGTTGGGAATCTGTTATTGGAGGTTACTTAGAACGGCAACCGGATACGCCTTTAATTGTGGTGCAAACGGCCGAAAATAAAGATTGGGTTGCTTCCCTGGTTGCCGTCTGTCCTCAACTTCAGATTGTGACTCCTCAGCATGTGGGTCAACTGGCTGCCTTTATCGATGCAGGGCATTTAATGATTTGTGCGGACCGGGCTCCCCTGCATTTAGGTGTTGCCGTCAAAACTCGCCTGGTTGCCCTATTTGGAACCCTAGAACCCACCCGGCATTTACCGGCAGCCACCCATTTTGCTGGCCTCAAGTCTTTAACGAGCAAAGTAGCAGATATTCCGCCGATTCAAGTTCTTGAAAAGGTTTGGGAAGTCAGCTAGACGCTGCATGAGCACGATTCAATTTTAAAAACGGAGAGGGAGGGATTCGAACCCTCGTTAAAGTTACCCCTAAACAGCATTTCCAGTGCTGCGCCTTCAACCACTCGGCCACCTCTCCAGGTGGATTAGTTTTATCCAGTACAAGTAAGCTATGTTAACAGAATCTGAACCCGGATGAAACGGTATGGAAAAATTTACGATACATATTCGCGATCGCCATAGCGGAAACGACTATTCAGTCTTAGTTCCTGCCAACCATTACATCCTTGAGAGTGTAGAGCAACAAGGCCAGCGTTTACCCTTCGCTTGTCGGAATGGAGCTTGTACAACCTGTGCAGTGAGAGTCATCTCTGGTGATATCTATCAGCCGGAAGCCATGGGGCTGTCTCTAGAACTGCAAAAGCAAGGCTATGCCTTACTATGTGTGAGCTATCCCCAAAGTGATTTAGTGGTAGAAACCCAGGACGAAGACGAAGTGTATGAACTACAGTTCGGTCAGTATTTTGGTAAAGGTAAGGTCCGTGCTGGCTTGCCCTTAGATGAAGAATAAATGATGCCGACAACCGACTTAAACGTCTATCTAGATATTGCGACTGAAGCAGCTTTAGCAGGTGGTGGTGTCCTACAGCAATTTTGGGGCAAGTTAGAAAATATTCAAGAAAAGCGACCGGGGGATTTGGTAACAGAGGCTGACCAAGCGGCTGAGAAAGCTGTTTTAGAAGTGATTGGCCGCCATTTTCCAGACCATCAAATCCTTGCAGAAGAGTCGGGGCAACAAGGAAATCAGGACAGTGATTATTTATGGGCGATCGATCCGTTAGATGGCACCACCAACTATGCCCACCAATATCCATTCGCCGCGACGTCCATTGCTTTAATTGTTCAGGGTGTTCCCACTGTGGGTGTGGTGTATGATCCCTTCCATCGGGAGTTGTTTCGAGCTGCAACGGGTTTAGGAGCGACTCGTAATCGTCAACCCATCCAAGTCTCTCCTACGCAAACCTTGGCTAGTAGCCTATTGGTCACAGGGTTTGCCTATGACCGTCGAGAAACGAATGATAATAACTATGCAGAATTTTGCCACTTAACTCATCTCACCCAGGGTGTTCGTCGGGGTGGTTCAGCCTCTATTGATTTGGCCTATGTTGCCTGCGGTCGGTTAGATGGATATTGGGAACGGGGTTTGTCTCCTTGGGATATTGCAGCGGGTATTGTCCTGGTGCAGGAAGCGGGCGGTACCGTCACTGCCTATGACCAAAGTCCTCAACAATTAGCCTCAGGGCGTTTACTGGCCACCAATGGTCATATTCACGCTGCCCTCAGTCACGAACTTTTAAAAATTCAACCATTGGATTGGTCTCCCCCAACAATCCCTGCTTCTAGATAAAATTTTCTATGTTGAATTAAGGTGCTGGATTGTCCCGAACCGACTAGACTAGCACTAGGGGATTACCTAACACACTCAACTTCGGAAGCACTTACATGTCATTTGAGATGAAGCATGGTCTTGCTATTTTCGATTGTCCGGATCACTATGCCAGCTTGGGTCTGAGCATTGGCGCATCTAAAGGTGAGATTCGCAAGCGCTACTTCAAAATTGCTCGCAGCTTGCATCCTGATAGCTGTCCAGCTGAAATGGATAAAGCACAAGCGAGTCGCATGCTCTCAAAGTTAGTGAATCCTGCTTATGAAGTCCTCTCCCAAGACAAAGACTTTGAAGAATATAAGGTGTTACTCCGATTAGTCGGGCAGCGGGCTAATCGTGAAGTGAATCCCAGTTCGATGCAAACACCGGGTGCCCAGGAACTATTAACTGCCAATTCTTTTGAGGAACATTACCAAGAACAGGTCAAACACTTAGCCCAAAACCAATTTGAGACTTTGGAGGGGATATTAGCGGTTGTTAGCCAACTCAGTGAGCTTAACCTAGCCTATTTAATTCGGCGGGAAGGGACCCAGCAATCAGGAGCTGCTCCCATGCAGGCTAGAGCGGCTCAGGCACAGCCGAAAGCGGCGGCAACACCAGAAACATCTGTGTCTGCTTCGCCTGCAGAGCAGCAATCTCCTCCCCAAGAAGCGGCGACCTCACAGTTTGTTAATGACTATTGCCGACGGGCGGAAGAACTGATTCAGAAAAACCGTTTGAATGACGCTATTGTAGAGCTGCGAGATGCTCTCAAACTTGAACCCAAAAACAGTCGCTGTCATACTTTAATGGGTTCTATCTACCTCCAGAAAAAATCTCTCAAAATGGCCAAAGTGCATTTTACCCAAGCTTTAAATAGTGATCCGCAGAATGCTGAAGCCATCAAAGGAAAGCAAAAATTGGAGAAGCTAGAAAAGAAATTGCAGCCCGCTACAACAAAACAGGCAGCTAAGCAGCCAGAGCGTAAGAAGGGGTTGTTTGGTTTGTTCGGTGGTAAGAAATAGTTGGTGACCATGTATCAACCTCCTGCGGGTGCCCGAGACCTACTGCCCTTAGATGTGGCTCAAAAATGTTGGATTGAGCAGCGTCTGCTGCAAGTATTCCAGCGTTGGGGATATCACCGCATTATTACTCCTACTTTAGAGCGGCTAGATACCTTGTTAGCTGGGGGAGCAGTGGACCCCCAAACTGTGATCCAAGTTTGGGATGCTGAAGAAGGGGTCTTAGGGCTTAGGCCCGAGTTAACGGCCTCCATTGCTCGTGCCGCTGTGACTCGAATGGAAGGGGAGACTCATCCTCAGCGACTCTATTACAACGACAATATTTTTCGGCAACAGCCAGGTCATGCGAGTAGTCAGCATGAGTTTTACCAAGCAGGAGTAGAGCTACTGGGGAGTAGCGGGTTATTGGCAGATGCTGAGATTCTTCTGCTCTTCGCTGATTGCCTCACAGAACTAGGTGTTCAGAACTGGCATGTCCTTTTGGGGGAAGCAGATTTAACCCGATCCCTGCTTCGTCCTTTTCCTGAAGCTGTGCGGGGAGATGTGCGCCGAGCCATTGCCCAACTCGATCGAGTGGGCCTGGCTAATTTACCCCTGAGTTCAGAACTCAAAGAACATGCTCTGTTTTTACTGGATTTACGGGGTGAACCGGCTCAGGTGCTGCAAAAGGTGTCCCAGTTACCCCTTGAACCACCCCAGCATGAGGCGGTCACCAACCTCAAGTCGTTGGTAGAAGTATTGTCGAAGCAACCCTCACTGACCTTAGATCTGAGTCTTATTCAGACCTTTGATTACTACACGGGTATCGTGTTTGAAATCATCAGTGATGCAGAATCGGGCCAACGTTTACTAGGGCAGGGTGGACGATACGATACGCTACTGGGCTTATACCATCCGCAGAATGAAATGCTCCCTGGGATTGGTTTTTCTTTTAATGTGGAACATTTGCATCAGGTATTATTGACCCTTGGCAAGTTGCCTAAGCAGACCCCTGCGTCACATTGGCTGGTGGTGGCAGAAACAGAATCTGCGATCGCAGCCGCGTTTGACCATGCCCATCAGCTGCGTCAGCAAAACGCCCAGCCTCCCCTCACCAGAGTTGAAGTGGAGCTGTCCCAAAAGTCTCCCGATGACATTCGAACCACTGCTCGTCAACAGCGAATTGGGCAAATTGCTTGGGTCAATGCCCAAGGGTCTGTCACAATTGAATCGCTAGCGTAATTCCCTTAAAAATTGCGATAGTCGTTATTCCATCGAGATTTATTTCATGCTCACGGTTGCCTTACCTAAAGGAGCGTTACTGAAAGATAGTATTCGCCTCCTCAAATCTGTTGGTTTGGATTTCAGTGCCTTCTTGGATTCTGGGAATCGCCAACTGCAAATTCAGGACCCAACGCAAACGGCTCAAGGGTTATTGGTCAGGGCCCAAGATGTCCCTGTGTACGTAGAGTATGGACAGGCTCAAATCGGAATTGTCGGATTTGATGTCTTACAAGAAAAGAAACCCCAGGTTGCTCAGTTTGCAGACCTAGGATTTGGTCATTGCCGGATGTCCGTGGCCGTCCCCAGCCAAAGCTCCTACCGTTCAGCGATGGAACTCCCCCCGAATTGTCGGGTGGCGTCCAAATTTGTCCACTGTGCCCATGACTTTTTCAGCCAGATCGATTTGCCCGTGGAAATTATTCCGCTCTATGGTTCTGTAGAATTGGGGCCGATTACAGGGATGTCTGAAGCGATTGTTGATCTCGTGTCTACCGGACGAACCTTGAAAGAGAATGGGTTGATTGAGCTGGACTGTTTGTATGAAAGTACGGCCCGTCTGATTGCCCATCCCTTGAGCTATCGGCTCAATCAGTATAATCTCCAGCATTGGCTAGATGAGATCACTAAAACCAGCCAGCCCCTTGCGGCTAGCGCTTCCTAGTGAATGAAGTTAACCTTTTAAGGAATCGCAACGGCAGGATCAAAACGATAGCTTTGTAAAATTTCTCGGAAGGTGGATCGAACTTGATCAAAGTCGGATCGCAACACCAAAATACTGACGACAGAGATGGTATCCCCGCTTTGTTCTGTATAGGTTGCCCCCAATACTTGATCATTGCGAGTTGAGAACTCCCACCCCAACTCCACCACACCGCTGTCTTGAACTTTGGGTTGTCCTACCTTGAAACCAGTTTCTTTTCCGAAGGCATTGGTAATAAAACGACGAGATAAATTCCCCAGTTCCTCTTCGCTGAGGCGTCGGGATTTAAATAGATCGACCACAATACTGCTGTCGGTCTCGCTATCTGTCCACCGCAGGATGACTTCCCCTGCTTTACTGGTATCTTTGCGGCGCCAGGTGCGTGGGGTTTTGATCTGAAATAACCCTGATGAATGCTCGTAGGTGACCAAATCGGCCATCTTGTCACCAAAGGACTCTCCCCGTGAGCTAGGGGAGGAGTCACTGCTATCCTGATCCGAGTTGGATTTAGTAGAATCACTCTGGGAAACGGTCGGTTCTTTGCTTAAGCCCAGAAAGTTGCTGACATAGGGCCAAGCCAGTGCTCCACCCCCAATCACTAACACACCTGCAACAATCCACACCCACACCTTGGGGCCTTGATCACCAGCAGGGGGTGGAGCTTGATAGTAAGGGGTTGGGCTGGGAGACGGATAAGGGGGTGGGGCTGCCGGTGCAGGGGAGCTGACGGTGGTCGGGGGCACGCCACCGGGTTGATTGACTTCTGTTGGAGGAATGCCGCCATCACCACTGACTCGAGCATTAAGGACAACTCGCCCTAAGGAGACGGTGCTGGCGGTCCCTAAGGGAACTTCACCAGTGGTGATGGGTTGGCCATTGACGATGGGCGGGTTGGTATCCCGAAGCGATCGCAAATAGAATACTTGGCTCCCGGCATGGTAATAAACCTCGGCCTGTAGTCCCGACACGCTGCTATCCGATAGAACGACATCGCATTTTTGAGGATCCCGACCAATCCGGACGGTGCCAGGGTTCTTGCTGGGTTGGTTTGGTTGAATTTGTTCCGAACGAGAGACGCCTCCCTCGACCCACTCCAACGTTAACTCAGTCACGGTTAGTCCTTTTTCTACTCATTGATCGATAAAAGCCGTTACGGTAGCTTTGCCTGGGATAATAGGCTTGGCAGACGTGCTCTCAGCATACCCAAGTAGGGTGAATCGTAATCGACTATTTAGCCTACACCATTATTAAAAGAATCTAGGTGTTTGTTA
The Acaryochloris marina S15 genome window above contains:
- a CDS encoding glycosyltransferase family 9 protein, with protein sequence MTRVLALIPGDVGRQLLFFPTLETLHRHYSQVEIDVIVEPRAKQAFRLCRTVDNVLTFQFENRNGAADWGNLIGQMRDRRYDASITISREWTAGLLCWLVGIPQRVGYENLGLPAWVRFARKRFPTLGGTVADLSGACLTAAVPPNARPYDAQRYHDLLLGLGIDTPCPDISIQIPLDDQNWAKAEQERLGIAGKSYITLHGGTGAENSDDEPSQFYPIRSWESVIGGYLERQPDTPLIVVQTAENKDWVASLVAVCPQLQIVTPQHVGQLAAFIDAGHLMICADRAPLHLGVAVKTRLVALFGTLEPTRHLPAATHFAGLKSLTSKVADIPPIQVLEKVWEVS
- a CDS encoding 2Fe-2S iron-sulfur cluster-binding protein, with the protein product MEKFTIHIRDRHSGNDYSVLVPANHYILESVEQQGQRLPFACRNGACTTCAVRVISGDIYQPEAMGLSLELQKQGYALLCVSYPQSDLVVETQDEDEVYELQFGQYFGKGKVRAGLPLDEE
- a CDS encoding inositol monophosphatase family protein, with protein sequence MPTTDLNVYLDIATEAALAGGGVLQQFWGKLENIQEKRPGDLVTEADQAAEKAVLEVIGRHFPDHQILAEESGQQGNQDSDYLWAIDPLDGTTNYAHQYPFAATSIALIVQGVPTVGVVYDPFHRELFRAATGLGATRNRQPIQVSPTQTLASSLLVTGFAYDRRETNDNNYAEFCHLTHLTQGVRRGGSASIDLAYVACGRLDGYWERGLSPWDIAAGIVLVQEAGGTVTAYDQSPQQLASGRLLATNGHIHAALSHELLKIQPLDWSPPTIPASR
- a CDS encoding DnaJ domain-containing protein, with product MSFEMKHGLAIFDCPDHYASLGLSIGASKGEIRKRYFKIARSLHPDSCPAEMDKAQASRMLSKLVNPAYEVLSQDKDFEEYKVLLRLVGQRANREVNPSSMQTPGAQELLTANSFEEHYQEQVKHLAQNQFETLEGILAVVSQLSELNLAYLIRREGTQQSGAAPMQARAAQAQPKAAATPETSVSASPAEQQSPPQEAATSQFVNDYCRRAEELIQKNRLNDAIVELRDALKLEPKNSRCHTLMGSIYLQKKSLKMAKVHFTQALNSDPQNAEAIKGKQKLEKLEKKLQPATTKQAAKQPERKKGLFGLFGGKK
- a CDS encoding ATP phosphoribosyltransferase regulatory subunit: MYQPPAGARDLLPLDVAQKCWIEQRLLQVFQRWGYHRIITPTLERLDTLLAGGAVDPQTVIQVWDAEEGVLGLRPELTASIARAAVTRMEGETHPQRLYYNDNIFRQQPGHASSQHEFYQAGVELLGSSGLLADAEILLLFADCLTELGVQNWHVLLGEADLTRSLLRPFPEAVRGDVRRAIAQLDRVGLANLPLSSELKEHALFLLDLRGEPAQVLQKVSQLPLEPPQHEAVTNLKSLVEVLSKQPSLTLDLSLIQTFDYYTGIVFEIISDAESGQRLLGQGGRYDTLLGLYHPQNEMLPGIGFSFNVEHLHQVLLTLGKLPKQTPASHWLVVAETESAIAAAFDHAHQLRQQNAQPPLTRVEVELSQKSPDDIRTTARQQRIGQIAWVNAQGSVTIESLA
- the hisG gene encoding ATP phosphoribosyltransferase, which encodes MLTVALPKGALLKDSIRLLKSVGLDFSAFLDSGNRQLQIQDPTQTAQGLLVRAQDVPVYVEYGQAQIGIVGFDVLQEKKPQVAQFADLGFGHCRMSVAVPSQSSYRSAMELPPNCRVASKFVHCAHDFFSQIDLPVEIIPLYGSVELGPITGMSEAIVDLVSTGRTLKENGLIELDCLYESTARLIAHPLSYRLNQYNLQHWLDEITKTSQPLAASAS
- a CDS encoding FHA domain-containing protein — translated: MTELTLEWVEGGVSRSEQIQPNQPSKNPGTVRIGRDPQKCDVVLSDSSVSGLQAEVYYHAGSQVFYLRSLRDTNPPIVNGQPITTGEVPLGTASTVSLGRVVLNARVSGDGGIPPTEVNQPGGVPPTTVSSPAPAAPPPYPSPSPTPYYQAPPPAGDQGPKVWVWIVAGVLVIGGGALAWPYVSNFLGLSKEPTVSQSDSTKSNSDQDSSDSSPSSRGESFGDKMADLVTYEHSSGLFQIKTPRTWRRKDTSKAGEVILRWTDSETDSSIVVDLFKSRRLSEEELGNLSRRFITNAFGKETGFKVGQPKVQDSGVVELGWEFSTRNDQVLGATYTEQSGDTISVVSILVLRSDFDQVRSTFREILQSYRFDPAVAIP